The proteins below are encoded in one region of Clostridium pasteurianum DSM 525 = ATCC 6013:
- a CDS encoding Veg family protein — MEKMNVLDSIKRNIEDHLGEKVVLKANSGRKRVVVNNGVIEKTYPSIFVVRLESDTQRKVTYSYSDVLTKTVQLVFAV, encoded by the coding sequence GTGGAGAAAATGAATGTGTTAGATTCTATTAAAAGAAATATTGAGGACCACTTGGGAGAGAAAGTAGTTTTGAAGGCAAATAGTGGAAGAAAAAGAGTTGTGGTCAATAATGGAGTTATAGAAAAAACTTATCCTAGTATATTTGTGGTTAGATTAGAGTCAGACACCCAAAGGAAAGTCACATATAGTTATTCGGATGTATTAACTAAAACAGTTCAATTAGTTTTTGCAGTATAG
- the ypeB gene encoding germination protein YpeB — MNTTKKRIIYTISVALIVVFSTTFAILMTLERIDYRNYLMGEYSKSMYQLINSVENIGSNLSKVPVLGSKDQNIVALGEIFRFSAMANDKLHSLPVDQQQLSGTSKFINQVGDFCYTLGNKIVQGQELSDEDITKIETLKKQSYVLENQLKNVQNSINNGDVKWGEIRKKASGVFLADNKNSISNNFESIQKQIAQYPALIYDGPFSDNNLDIQPKINFAKDVTVGEAEAVVRKAIGNEKIANIKRQEDVNKQRIPCYSFNVNIKGRNEDNPVSCEVTKKGGMIYYILDNRNIGKPAIDVNRAQDIGSKYLADRGYHNMTPTYSLVYNNTAIISYIYNIGDVAVYTDQIKLKIALDKGDIIGMESAKYLTAHDENRKIPDISSLISKDKAQERVSKRLNITSSRLAVIPTESNKEVLCYEFVGNYNGDSFIVYVNAQTGYEMRILQIRNTPNGKLTI; from the coding sequence ATGAACACAACTAAAAAAAGAATTATATATACTATATCAGTAGCTTTAATTGTGGTATTTTCAACAACATTTGCGATTCTTATGACACTTGAAAGAATTGATTATAGGAATTATTTAATGGGGGAATACAGTAAGAGTATGTACCAATTAATAAATTCAGTTGAGAATATAGGAAGTAATTTATCTAAAGTACCAGTACTTGGTTCTAAAGATCAAAATATCGTAGCACTAGGTGAAATTTTTAGATTTTCAGCAATGGCTAATGATAAACTTCATTCGCTGCCAGTTGATCAACAGCAATTAAGTGGAACAAGTAAATTTATAAATCAAGTGGGAGATTTTTGCTACACCTTAGGAAATAAAATTGTTCAAGGTCAGGAACTTTCAGATGAGGATATAACAAAGATTGAAACATTAAAGAAGCAGTCCTATGTACTTGAGAACCAGCTGAAAAATGTACAAAACAGTATAAATAATGGTGATGTAAAGTGGGGAGAGATAAGAAAAAAGGCCAGCGGAGTCTTTCTTGCTGATAATAAAAATTCAATATCCAACAATTTTGAAAGTATTCAAAAGCAAATAGCACAATATCCTGCACTTATATATGATGGACCATTTTCCGATAATAACCTGGATATACAGCCAAAGATTAATTTTGCAAAAGATGTCACAGTAGGGGAAGCAGAAGCTGTTGTAAGAAAAGCTATTGGTAATGAAAAAATAGCTAATATTAAAAGGCAAGAGGATGTAAATAAGCAGAGAATTCCTTGTTATAGTTTTAATGTAAATATAAAAGGACGAAATGAGGATAATCCAGTATCCTGTGAAGTTACTAAAAAAGGTGGAATGATATACTATATTTTGGATAATAGGAATATAGGTAAACCTGCAATAGATGTGAATAGAGCTCAGGATATAGGAAGTAAATATTTAGCGGATAGGGGATATCATAATATGACGCCTACATATAGTTTGGTATACAATAATACTGCTATTATAAGCTATATTTACAACATAGGTGATGTAGCTGTATATACGGATCAAATAAAATTAAAAATTGCACTAGATAAAGGCGATATAATTGGCATGGAATCTGCAAAATATCTTACAGCTCATGATGAAAATAGGAAAATTCCTGATATTAGCAGCCTTATAAGCAAAGATAAGGCACAGGAAAGAGTAAGTAAAAGATTGAATATTACTTCTTCTAGATTAGCTGTTATACCTACTGAGTCAAACAAAGAAGTATTATGTTATGAATTTGTGGGTAATTATAATGGTGATTCCTTTATAGTTTATGTAAATGCTCAGACTGGATATGAGATGAGGATACTGCAAATAAGAAATACACCAAATGGTAAACTTACAATATGA
- a CDS encoding MGDG synthase family glycosyltransferase: MRALILSVSAGGGHKHAALALKDYIFKFEPASEVKILDTIKYINPILNKVLIGGYLNTLKIKPSLFGKIYKITESTNKTDGISSFKNKLTKIMANKILSAIEKFKPDIIICTHWYPVEMVSILKKKGKINIPIACIITDYAPHSFWIYPEVDSYIVSNGDMIEEMIHQGINRNSIFDLGIPVSFDFFDKYDRKDTLKELSLDPDKKVILIMGGSLGMGRISNIYSELASSTNKDAQIIVITGKNKKLYAKLMSLSESSNIDTKILGFTKDVNKYMKCSDILITKPGGLTISEALICELPLVLFSPIPGQEEKNEEFLLKHNLAISIGNGNNCRKKIEDLLSSSETLKIMKGNCKKFSKPNCDYKIFNVINDLIKRREIAIMKNDMEI, encoded by the coding sequence ATGAGAGCTTTAATACTTTCAGTTTCAGCAGGCGGAGGGCATAAACACGCAGCTCTTGCACTTAAAGACTATATTTTTAAATTCGAACCAGCTTCAGAAGTTAAAATTTTAGATACAATAAAATATATAAATCCAATTTTAAATAAAGTTTTAATAGGGGGATACCTTAATACTTTAAAAATTAAGCCTTCACTTTTTGGGAAAATTTACAAAATTACAGAGAGCACTAATAAAACTGATGGTATATCATCTTTTAAAAATAAATTAACTAAAATTATGGCAAATAAAATATTATCAGCAATAGAAAAATTCAAACCAGATATAATAATATGTACTCATTGGTATCCAGTAGAAATGGTATCAATATTAAAGAAAAAAGGTAAAATCAATATTCCTATTGCTTGTATAATCACCGATTATGCCCCCCATAGTTTTTGGATATATCCAGAAGTTGATTCTTACATAGTTTCTAATGGAGATATGATAGAAGAAATGATACATCAAGGTATAAATAGAAATTCCATATTTGACTTAGGTATACCTGTGAGCTTTGATTTTTTTGATAAATACGATCGAAAAGATACCCTAAAAGAACTGAGTTTAGATCCAGATAAAAAAGTTATACTTATCATGGGCGGCAGTCTTGGTATGGGAAGAATTTCAAATATATATTCTGAACTTGCCAGTTCTACTAATAAAGATGCTCAAATAATAGTAATTACAGGTAAAAACAAAAAATTATATGCAAAACTTATGTCTCTCAGTGAATCTTCCAATATAGATACCAAAATACTAGGTTTTACTAAAGATGTTAACAAATACATGAAATGCAGTGACATTCTCATTACAAAACCTGGGGGTTTAACTATATCAGAAGCCTTAATATGCGAATTACCCTTAGTTCTCTTTTCACCTATTCCAGGGCAGGAAGAAAAAAATGAGGAATTCTTATTGAAACATAATCTTGCCATAAGTATAGGTAATGGCAATAATTGCAGAAAAAAAATTGAGGATCTTTTATCTTCATCTGAAACCCTAAAAATAATGAAAGGTAATTGTAAAAAATTCTCAAAGCCAAATTGTGATTATAAAATTTTTAATGTTATAAATGACCTAATTAAAAGAAGAGAAATTGCCATTATGAAAAATGATATGGAAATATAA
- a CDS encoding CotS family spore coat protein has translation MMREFEIERQFDLKIESIKPNRGVYYLKTNKGNKCLKKIDYGIQKLLFVYSAKEHLISKGFTKVDRYCLNTEGNPYALVNEDIYTLSEWIEGRECNFHDDAELINASETLAILHERSKGYEPPENSKLKTDLGRWPHLMEKRVRSFEKMRDMARKKSNKAQFDLNYIKNYDFFKKIGLKAIKILNTSEYMNLCKKTEEEKAFCHHDYTYHNIIIDNENKVNIIDFDYCKREIRAYDLSNYLMKVLKRCDWDIKYAKLIIDAYNKISPLEEGEYRVLFAFLLFPQRFWRLSNRFYYNEVNWGQSTFNKKIQELIDEREKYNKFIDDFKEMYNQEE, from the coding sequence ATGATGAGGGAATTTGAAATAGAAAGGCAATTTGATTTAAAGATTGAATCTATTAAACCCAATAGAGGAGTGTATTATTTAAAAACAAATAAAGGCAATAAATGCCTTAAAAAAATAGATTATGGTATTCAAAAGCTTCTATTTGTTTATTCTGCAAAAGAACATCTTATTTCAAAAGGATTTACAAAAGTGGATAGATACTGTTTAAATACTGAAGGCAATCCCTATGCACTTGTAAATGAAGATATATATACACTTTCAGAGTGGATTGAAGGCAGAGAGTGTAATTTTCATGATGATGCAGAGTTAATAAATGCATCTGAAACTCTTGCTATATTGCATGAGAGATCAAAAGGATATGAACCACCGGAAAATAGTAAATTAAAAACAGATCTGGGAAGGTGGCCTCATCTTATGGAAAAGAGAGTCAGATCCTTTGAAAAAATGAGGGATATGGCTAGAAAGAAAAGTAATAAAGCTCAATTTGATTTAAACTATATTAAAAATTATGATTTTTTTAAGAAAATTGGACTAAAGGCCATAAAGATTTTAAATACTTCTGAATATATGAACTTATGTAAAAAGACTGAGGAAGAAAAGGCATTTTGCCACCATGATTATACTTATCATAACATAATTATAGATAATGAAAATAAGGTGAATATTATTGATTTTGATTATTGTAAAAGAGAAATAAGGGCATATGATTTATCAAATTATTTGATGAAGGTACTGAAAAGATGTGACTGGGATATTAAATATGCAAAGCTGATAATTGATGCCTATAATAAAATATCGCCGTTAGAAGAAGGTGAATACAGAGTATTATTTGCATTTCTACTCTTTCCACAACGTTTTTGGAGGCTTTCCAATAGATTTTATTATAATGAAGTCAATTGGGGACAAAGTACTTTTAATAAAAAAATACAAGAACTGATAGATGAGAGAGAAAAGTATAACAAATTTATTGATGATTTTAAAGAAATGTATAATCAAGAGGAATAA
- the yabG gene encoding sporulation peptidase YabG, producing MKIGDIVVRKSYDKDVTFKIIDIKDTDKGTMYVLNGVNLRIVADSPLEDLEQVDEDNIGLSDVVFNKKVNESIKNIIESRRNNRKTGKYKNHKKKKREKSYRESKDTSSSRQTALAEIYPRDLKKIKITQVENSDSMIFSRPGKILHVDGDPNYLDVCIKVYKQLSINAIGKVISESEQPSKIVDIVKEVKPDIVVITGHDGVAKGVKDYFDLNNYRNSKYFVDSVARLRDYEPNYDDLVIYAGACQSFYEAILDAGANYASSPERVLIHCLDPVFVCQKVAYTNINDIVNIREVVSNTITGAKGVGGLQTRGKCREGYPRSAFFK from the coding sequence ATGAAAATAGGAGATATAGTAGTAAGAAAGTCTTATGATAAAGATGTAACTTTTAAAATTATTGATATTAAGGATACTGATAAAGGTACAATGTATGTACTTAATGGAGTTAATTTAAGAATAGTTGCAGATTCACCCTTAGAAGACCTTGAACAGGTTGATGAAGATAATATTGGATTATCTGATGTTGTATTTAATAAAAAGGTCAATGAATCCATAAAAAATATAATTGAGTCCAGAAGAAATAATAGAAAAACTGGAAAATATAAAAATCACAAAAAGAAAAAAAGAGAAAAATCTTACAGAGAATCTAAAGATACAAGCAGCAGCAGGCAAACTGCATTAGCAGAAATTTATCCTAGAGATCTAAAAAAAATTAAAATTACTCAAGTTGAAAATAGTGATAGTATGATATTCAGCAGACCTGGTAAAATACTGCATGTAGATGGAGACCCTAATTATCTGGATGTTTGTATTAAAGTATATAAACAGCTTTCCATAAATGCAATAGGAAAAGTAATTTCTGAAAGTGAGCAGCCTTCAAAGATAGTTGATATTGTAAAGGAAGTTAAACCGGATATAGTAGTAATAACAGGCCATGACGGGGTGGCAAAAGGAGTAAAGGATTATTTTGATTTAAATAATTATAGAAATTCAAAATATTTTGTTGACTCTGTAGCACGATTAAGAGATTATGAACCTAATTATGATGATCTGGTAATATATGCAGGGGCATGTCAGTCATTTTACGAGGCAATTTTGGATGCAGGTGCTAATTATGCAAGTTCTCCTGAAAGAGTTCTTATACATTGTTTGGATCCGGTTTTTGTATGTCAAAAGGTTGCTTATACAAATATAAATGATATTGTCAATATAAGAGAAGTGGTCAGTAATACAATAACTGGTGCAAAAGGAGTAGGAGGACTTCAAACCAGAGGTAAATGCAGAGAAGGATATCCACGTTCAGCTTTTTTCAAGTAA
- a CDS encoding HDOD domain-containing protein, which produces MNKSEIINYIEQSHRLPKINKEITNMISILQTSDKIDIDNLVDEISKWSTLKFSLLQMINSGYFKIPKKVDSLKESIMYLGTTTLYRLVLSYLIKCLLPDNLGRSDSIDRLKYLKHCLGTSIAATAIADKLALKDKYKYFAYGLVHDIGNAVLDICLPGIINEVVKIELRGVHQIVAERTVMEGCTHCDIGNWLSKKWNFPKDVEAVITYHHTPLLATEYIEEVNVMSVADSISTLYYEKLLCLNTFYVLNKTVTDSLGLTMKDIEEISKELPAKVDEVLKMLDNSIFKAKMAI; this is translated from the coding sequence ATGAATAAATCAGAAATTATAAATTATATTGAGCAGTCTCATAGATTACCTAAAATAAATAAAGAAATTACCAATATGATATCTATATTACAGACATCTGATAAAATAGATATAGATAATCTTGTAGATGAAATCTCAAAATGGTCAACATTAAAGTTCTCTCTTCTTCAAATGATAAACTCTGGTTATTTTAAAATTCCTAAAAAGGTTGATAGTTTAAAAGAATCTATAATGTATCTGGGCACAACTACACTTTATCGTCTAGTACTATCTTATTTAATTAAATGTTTACTTCCCGACAATCTTGGCAGATCAGACTCAATTGACAGATTAAAATATTTGAAGCATTGTTTAGGTACATCCATAGCGGCCACCGCTATAGCTGATAAATTAGCCTTAAAAGATAAGTATAAATATTTTGCCTATGGATTAGTACATGATATAGGAAATGCTGTACTTGATATTTGCTTACCTGGAATTATTAACGAAGTTGTAAAAATAGAATTAAGGGGAGTTCATCAAATTGTTGCTGAAAGAACTGTAATGGAAGGTTGTACCCACTGCGATATTGGAAATTGGTTATCTAAAAAATGGAATTTCCCAAAAGATGTGGAAGCTGTAATTACCTATCATCACACACCATTGCTTGCCACTGAATATATAGAAGAAGTTAATGTTATGAGTGTAGCTGATTCCATTAGTACCTTATATTACGAAAAACTGTTATGTCTTAATACTTTTTATGTATTAAATAAAACAGTTACTGATTCCTTAGGACTAACCATGAAAGATATTGAAGAAATCAGTAAAGAGTTACCTGCAAAAGTTGATGAAGTATTAAAGATGTTAGATAATTCAATTTTTAAAGCCAAAATGGCAATTTAG
- the ispE gene encoding 4-(cytidine 5'-diphospho)-2-C-methyl-D-erythritol kinase — protein sequence MLVKAYAKINISLDIVGKREDGYHLLRMIMQTINLYDLININKISNGIELSCDKPYVPTDCKNIAYKAAQLFMNTYNIKSGISIEINKNIPVAAGLAGGSTDAAAVLRAMRSIFNIDADDKELIELGLKLGADVPYCIVGGTALCEGIGEQITTLELFKDKILVLVKPNFGVSTKEVYKNFDMEKVFKHPDTEALMEAMRKNDLEFVSKNMKNLLENVTLKKYSILKNIKDLIIRDGALGAMMSGSGPSIFGFFDDSIKAQQCFENLKKKYDETYITRTI from the coding sequence ATGTTAGTAAAAGCATATGCGAAAATAAACATATCTCTAGATATAGTGGGCAAGCGAGAGGATGGCTATCATCTATTGAGAATGATAATGCAGACAATTAATTTGTATGACTTAATAAATATAAATAAAATAAGCAATGGGATAGAATTAAGTTGTGATAAACCATACGTACCTACCGATTGTAAAAATATAGCTTATAAAGCTGCACAGCTTTTTATGAATACTTATAATATAAAATCAGGTATTAGTATTGAGATAAATAAAAATATACCAGTAGCTGCTGGACTTGCAGGTGGTAGTACAGATGCGGCGGCAGTACTGCGTGCTATGAGGAGTATTTTTAATATTGATGCAGATGATAAAGAACTTATAGAGCTTGGGTTAAAATTAGGTGCAGATGTGCCCTATTGTATAGTGGGCGGTACTGCCCTATGTGAAGGTATAGGAGAGCAAATTACTACTTTGGAATTATTTAAAGATAAAATATTGGTATTGGTTAAACCTAATTTTGGAGTATCTACAAAAGAAGTGTATAAAAATTTTGATATGGAGAAAGTCTTTAAGCACCCAGATACAGAGGCTCTAATGGAAGCTATGAGAAAAAATGATTTGGAATTTGTAAGTAAAAATATGAAAAATTTACTTGAAAATGTTACACTTAAGAAATACAGTATATTAAAAAATATTAAAGATCTAATTATAAGAGATGGTGCTTTGGGAGCTATGATGAGTGGAAGCGGACCTAGTATTTTTGGATTTTTTGATGACAGTATAAAAGCGCAGCAGTGCTTTGAAAATCTAAAGAAAAAATATGATGAGACTTACATAACCAGAACTATATGA
- a CDS encoding DUF3794 and LysM peptidoglycan-binding domain-containing protein: MAIELVKENIEYEQLLGENTADTVVQEEYIIPDTQPDVLKILMVDAKPSITNTEVMQDKVYIEGQVQFDVIYLGKAEENTEICGVSYSAKFSNYVEIEGAAHKMISNADYDVEHINCNAVNERKISVEGIIKLRSEVYNKNELEIVKDVTGLGDVQFLRNPTSIDKVANNTSVDLVAKSHLQVPMENPQIGNILKYDVNIHKKQLKILEGKIGIEAFAQINVLYKGKDTADVFSLSDDVPLTQEVEVEDVNSTMNAYGEFTVDATECNIKEDDLGENRNIDIEALVKANIKIQSRENLDVIQDAYSPDLNLKIEKKDYEFNLVHGQGNTENIVKENLEIKEENAVPTEVILATGKVSVTDKKLVEDKLSIEGIVNVSVIYKINSEKDNLSSLNEDIPFTSTVDIPGAKIDMNSVAKVDLDNIEASIEANTIAIKAIVSVYGRVNYNSNKDFLINIVPLEGEKPKKKASVTIYTTQAGDTLWKIAKVYFTTVESIVDINGIENTDYVLPGQKLIIPGRAVI; encoded by the coding sequence ATGGCTATAGAGTTAGTTAAAGAGAATATAGAATATGAACAGTTATTGGGGGAAAATACAGCGGATACTGTAGTACAGGAAGAATACATTATACCAGACACTCAACCGGATGTATTAAAGATACTTATGGTAGATGCAAAACCTTCTATAACCAATACAGAAGTAATGCAGGACAAGGTATATATAGAAGGACAAGTACAGTTTGATGTAATTTATCTAGGTAAGGCAGAAGAGAATACAGAAATATGTGGAGTTTCTTATTCAGCTAAATTCAGTAATTATGTAGAAATAGAGGGTGCTGCCCATAAGATGATTTCTAATGCAGATTATGATGTAGAACATATTAATTGTAATGCTGTAAATGAAAGAAAGATATCTGTTGAGGGAATAATCAAGCTTAGATCAGAAGTATACAATAAAAATGAATTGGAGATAGTCAAGGATGTTACAGGGCTTGGAGATGTTCAATTTCTTAGGAATCCAACTTCTATTGATAAGGTAGCCAATAATACATCTGTGGATTTAGTGGCTAAATCACATTTACAGGTTCCTATGGAAAATCCTCAAATTGGAAACATATTAAAATACGATGTTAATATCCATAAAAAACAATTAAAGATACTAGAGGGTAAGATAGGTATAGAAGCATTTGCTCAAATAAATGTTTTATATAAAGGTAAAGATACTGCAGACGTATTTAGTTTGTCTGATGATGTACCTTTAACGCAGGAAGTTGAAGTGGAAGATGTAAATTCAACTATGAATGCATATGGAGAATTTACTGTGGATGCTACAGAATGTAATATAAAAGAAGATGATTTAGGGGAGAATAGAAATATTGATATAGAAGCTTTAGTAAAAGCTAATATAAAAATTCAGAGTAGAGAAAATTTAGATGTTATACAGGATGCATATTCACCAGATTTAAATCTTAAAATAGAGAAAAAAGATTATGAGTTTAATTTAGTACATGGTCAGGGAAATACCGAAAATATAGTTAAAGAAAATCTTGAAATTAAAGAAGAAAATGCAGTTCCTACGGAAGTAATCTTAGCTACTGGAAAGGTTTCTGTAACGGATAAAAAATTAGTAGAGGATAAATTATCAATAGAAGGAATAGTAAATGTTTCTGTTATTTATAAAATAAATAGTGAAAAGGATAATTTAAGTTCATTAAATGAAGATATACCATTTACAAGTACTGTAGATATACCTGGTGCCAAAATAGATATGAATTCTGTTGCAAAGGTTGATTTGGATAATATTGAGGCTTCAATTGAAGCTAATACAATAGCAATTAAAGCAATTGTATCTGTATATGGAAGGGTAAACTACAATTCAAATAAAGATTTTCTTATAAATATAGTTCCACTAGAAGGTGAAAAGCCTAAAAAGAAGGCCAGTGTTACCATATATACTACTCAAGCAGGAGATACATTATGGAAAATTGCTAAAGTATACTTTACTACAGTGGAATCAATAGTTGATATTAATGGTATAGAAAATACAGATTATGTTTTGCCAGGACAAAAACTTATAATTCCGGGAAGGGCTGTAATATAG
- a CDS encoding DUF1934 domain-containing protein: MEKRAIITISSIQGNKEDDSIQVVTPGSFYSKDDCYYAVYEETEISGMEGTTTTLKIGPEELILLREGTTNANMHFVNGKNNLSMYDTPYGTLKMEVNTKNIDIDINEKGGNIAVKYDMNISGQMVPETSLDINIKVQ; encoded by the coding sequence ATGGAGAAAAGAGCTATTATAACTATTTCTAGTATACAAGGGAATAAAGAAGATGATTCTATACAAGTGGTTACTCCAGGAAGCTTTTATTCAAAGGATGATTGTTATTATGCTGTTTATGAAGAAACAGAAATATCAGGTATGGAGGGGACTACTACTACGTTGAAAATAGGTCCTGAGGAGTTGATATTATTAAGAGAAGGGACCACTAATGCAAATATGCATTTTGTTAATGGTAAAAATAACTTATCTATGTATGATACTCCTTATGGAACACTCAAAATGGAAGTGAATACAAAAAACATAGATATAGATATAAATGAAAAAGGCGGAAATATTGCAGTTAAATATGATATGAATATATCTGGGCAAATGGTTCCCGAAACCTCCCTTGATATAAATATAAAGGTGCAATAG
- a CDS encoding glycosyltransferase family 4 protein, giving the protein MRIGIDARAAKLYRGTGIGTYTYQLINCLNKIDTINDYLLFMPEASNIDINFSNKFKINNINEKTNNNFWDQVNIPNILNNKSIELYHVPQNGVGLPLEKTCPFIITLHDVIPYKMPDTVSDRYLHIFNEELPSIVSICDAIITVSNFSKNDIAKTFNFPANKIYVTYLAAENIYRPLNKELSKKIIKNTYGITGDFILYVGGFSPRKNIIGLLHAFKKLIAKTPNDLKLVIAGTKGKSYKNYKSCAQKLHIEDKVIFPGFIPINYMPYLYNSAKLFAYLSLYEGFGLPPVEAMACGVPVVSSNVTSLPEILNNCSLLVDPRDEDKICDALYKGLNDENLRKNLIHKGLSISKNFIWENTALSTLNIYKKVFKNT; this is encoded by the coding sequence ATGAGAATAGGAATAGATGCACGAGCTGCTAAACTCTATAGAGGTACTGGTATTGGAACATATACTTATCAGCTCATAAACTGTCTAAATAAAATTGATACTATTAATGATTATTTATTATTTATGCCTGAAGCTTCAAACATAGATATAAACTTTTCTAATAAATTTAAAATAAATAATATAAATGAAAAAACTAATAATAATTTTTGGGATCAAGTTAATATACCCAATATTTTAAATAATAAAAGTATAGAATTATATCATGTACCACAAAATGGAGTTGGACTTCCTTTAGAAAAGACATGTCCCTTTATTATAACCTTACATGATGTAATTCCCTATAAAATGCCTGATACTGTAAGCGATAGGTATCTTCATATATTTAACGAAGAATTACCTAGCATAGTGTCTATTTGTGATGCTATTATAACAGTATCAAATTTTTCAAAAAATGATATAGCAAAAACATTTAATTTTCCAGCTAATAAGATATATGTGACTTATCTTGCAGCTGAAAATATATATAGACCTTTAAATAAAGAGCTGAGTAAGAAAATTATTAAAAATACTTATGGAATAACTGGAGATTTCATATTGTATGTAGGTGGCTTTAGCCCCAGAAAGAATATAATAGGTCTTTTACATGCCTTTAAAAAACTTATAGCAAAAACTCCAAATGATTTAAAGCTGGTCATTGCAGGTACAAAGGGAAAATCCTATAAGAACTATAAAAGTTGTGCTCAAAAGCTCCATATTGAAGACAAAGTTATATTCCCTGGTTTTATTCCTATAAATTATATGCCATACCTTTATAATTCAGCAAAGCTTTTTGCATATCTATCCCTATATGAAGGTTTCGGTCTTCCTCCTGTAGAGGCTATGGCCTGTGGTGTACCTGTGGTATCATCAAATGTTACCTCTCTTCCCGAGATACTCAATAATTGTAGTTTACTTGTAGATCCAAGAGATGAAGACAAGATTTGTGATGCACTTTATAAAGGCCTGAATGATGAGAATTTAAGGAAAAATTTAATCCATAAGGGTTTAAGTATAAGTAAAAATTTCATCTGGGAAAATACTGCTCTTTCAACCTTAAATATATATAAAAAAGTATTTAAAAATACTTAA
- a CDS encoding D-alanine--D-alanine ligase family protein — protein sequence MKKKIGVLFGGKSTEHEVSRVSASAVLRNIDLLKYDVYPIGITKKGEWFEYTGDIDKIENGQWEKDEYYKKPEGEKVLFNREVDVVFPVLHGLCGEDGTIQGLCRLIDIPCVGPNVMSSAVCMDKVYTKYLLEHFGIKQADYVVLTSVEYNENKEKIVDEIEKKLNYDVFIKPSNSGSSVGITKAHNKKELVDGIEEALKYDRKVLVEKAINAREVEVAVLGNDKPKAGVPGEILPAKEFYDYEAKYEDVESKLLIPANMNDKELEEIKNTAVRIYTALDCAGMARVDFLVDKETAEIYLNEVNTIPGFTKISMYPKMWEAAGKAYKDLISELIEFAIERNNN from the coding sequence ATGAAAAAGAAAATAGGTGTATTATTTGGTGGAAAGTCAACAGAACATGAAGTTTCAAGGGTATCGGCATCAGCTGTTCTCAGAAATATTGATTTATTAAAATACGATGTGTATCCTATAGGTATAACAAAAAAAGGAGAATGGTTTGAATATACTGGTGACATAGATAAAATAGAAAATGGTCAATGGGAAAAAGATGAATATTATAAAAAGCCGGAGGGAGAAAAGGTTTTATTTAACAGAGAAGTAGATGTGGTTTTCCCTGTGCTGCATGGATTATGCGGAGAAGATGGTACTATACAGGGATTATGCAGACTTATAGATATTCCTTGTGTAGGACCTAATGTCATGTCTTCAGCTGTATGTATGGATAAAGTATACACAAAATATTTATTGGAACATTTTGGCATAAAACAAGCAGATTATGTGGTTTTAACCTCAGTTGAATATAATGAAAATAAGGAAAAAATAGTAGATGAAATAGAAAAAAAATTAAATTATGATGTATTTATAAAGCCTTCAAATAGTGGTTCTTCAGTAGGAATTACTAAGGCACATAACAAAAAAGAACTTGTAGATGGTATAGAAGAAGCCTTAAAGTATGATAGAAAAGTGTTAGTTGAAAAAGCTATTAATGCTAGAGAGGTTGAAGTGGCTGTACTTGGAAATGATAAACCTAAAGCTGGTGTACCAGGAGAAATTCTTCCTGCCAAAGAATTTTATGATTACGAAGCCAAATATGAAGATGTAGAATCAAAATTACTAATACCTGCAAATATGAATGACAAGGAATTAGAAGAAATAAAGAATACTGCTGTAAGAATATATACCGCACTAGATTGTGCTGGTATGGCAAGAGTTGATTTCTTAGTGGATAAAGAAACTGCAGAGATATATTTGAATGAAGTTAATACTATTCCGGGATTTACTAAAATAAGTATGTACCCTAAAATGTGGGAAGCAGCAGGAAAGGCATATAAAGATTTAATTAGTGAACTTATAGAATTTGCAATAGAGAGAAATAATAATTAA